In the genome of Jeotgalibacillus haloalkalitolerans, one region contains:
- a CDS encoding DegV family protein → MNIQLIADSASDLPGEFFTEHNITLLPLHVHIGDEEYEDIVTIKSKDVFDSIRNGGHPKTSQASPKKMEEVFTDLAKSGKKGLYIAFSSELSGTYQTAVMIRDQVKEEYPELDLTILDTKCASLGYGLVVVKAAHMLAEGASFEQIEDEVKFQYEHMEHLFTVEDLDYLAKGGRVSKASAFIGGLLNIKPLLHVEDGKLVPLEKLRGKKKLLKRIIEVMRERGDQLDQQMIGISHGDDEALAEEMKTMIENEFGTTSFFTGMIGSAVGAHAGPGTLAIFFLNKKSAH, encoded by the coding sequence ATGAACATTCAACTGATTGCTGATAGTGCTAGTGATTTGCCGGGCGAATTTTTCACAGAACATAATATAACACTCCTCCCGCTTCATGTACATATAGGAGATGAAGAATACGAAGACATCGTAACAATTAAGTCTAAAGATGTATTCGATTCGATCAGAAATGGCGGTCACCCAAAGACCTCACAGGCGAGCCCTAAGAAAATGGAAGAAGTGTTTACAGACCTGGCCAAGTCCGGAAAAAAAGGTTTATATATTGCCTTTTCATCCGAGCTTTCAGGTACTTACCAGACAGCAGTCATGATCAGAGATCAGGTGAAGGAGGAATATCCTGAGCTTGATCTGACTATCCTTGATACAAAATGCGCATCACTCGGTTATGGCCTTGTTGTCGTAAAAGCTGCTCACATGCTGGCAGAAGGTGCTTCATTTGAACAGATTGAAGATGAAGTAAAGTTTCAGTATGAGCACATGGAACACTTATTTACAGTAGAAGATCTGGACTATCTCGCAAAAGGCGGCCGCGTGTCAAAAGCGTCTGCATTTATCGGCGGACTGCTGAATATTAAGCCGCTTCTTCATGTGGAAGACGGGAAGCTTGTACCACTTGAGAAGCTGCGCGGTAAAAAGAAGCTGTTAAAGAGAATTATTGAAGTGATGAGAGAACGCGGCGATCAGCTTGATCAGCAGATGATCGGGATCAGTCACGGAGATGATGAAGCGCTCGCTGAAGAGATGAAAACCATGATTGAAAATGAGTTCGGAACGACTTCTTTCTTTACAGGGATGATCGGTTCAGCAGTCGGTGCGCATGCAGGACCGGGTACACTTGCAATCTTTTTCCTGAATAAAAAATCTGCACATTGA